The proteins below are encoded in one region of Dioscorea cayenensis subsp. rotundata cultivar TDr96_F1 chromosome 18, TDr96_F1_v2_PseudoChromosome.rev07_lg8_w22 25.fasta, whole genome shotgun sequence:
- the LOC120282868 gene encoding protein trichome birefringence-like 21 produces MSNGKSFKCLHAVVPMPIFILLLFTIIFIYNHSWIQTYLVNSSSLSSLSSFSSASSLSSNTGLKNKLECDISKGEWIGDEAAPYYTNNTCWMIQEHQNCMKNGRPDMDFLKWRWKPDDCELLRFAPEKFLEIFRGKSLAFVGDSLTRNQMQSLMCLLSKVEYPKDVSNSSDENFRRMYYKTYNFTVSIFWSPYLVKAEEPKSEGSMIDRMWKLYLDEVDENWASKIDEFDYVIVSDGTWFTRPLLFYEQKSITKCQYCEIESVELVTLNYFHRMAFRTALQAINKLDKYKGVTIVRTISPPHFENGEWDNGGDCVRTRPFGRNETELLEGYAEMYRNQVEELERARMEGVKRGLEFRLLDMTGAMLLRPDGHPSRYMSEGANGGSQSKRRDCVHWCLPGPVDVWNDMLFHMLHKAANLM; encoded by the exons ATGTCCAATGGGAAAAGTTTCAAATGTTTACATGCAGTGGTTCCTATGCCAATCTTCATTCTCCTCTTGTtcaccatcatcttcatctaTAACCATTCTTGGATTCAAACTTATCTTGTAAACTCTTCATCTTTATCATCTTTGTCATCATTTTCATCAGCAAGTTCTTTGTCATCAAACACTGGTTTGAAAAACAAGTTAGAGTGTGATATATCAAAGGGGGAATGGATTGGAGATGAAGCTGCACCATATTACACCAACAACACTTGCTGGATGATTCAAGAACACCAGAACTGCATGAAGAATGGGAGGCCTGACATGGACTTCTTGAAGTGGAGATGGAAGCCAGATGATTGCGAGCTACTTCGTTTCGCACCCGAGAAGTTCTTGGAAATTTTCCGGGGAAAGTCACTGGCTTTCGTCGGAGATTCACTCACCAGGAATCAAATGCAGTCTTTGATGTGCCTTTTGTCGAAG GTTGAGTACCCGAAGGATGTCTCAAACTCGAGCGATGAGAACTTCAGACGCATGTACTACAAGACTTACAACTTCACCGTATCGATATTCTGGTCTCCGTATCTTGTGAAAGCTGAAGAGCCAAAATCAGAAGGCTCGATGATAGATCGAATGTGGAAGCTTTATCTTGATGAAGTCGATGAAAATTGGGCATCGAAAATTGATGAGTTCGACTATGTGATCGTCTCTGATGGGACTTGGTTCACCCGGCCATTGTTGTTCTATGAGCAGAAGAGTATCACAAAGTGTCAGTATTGTGAGATAGAGAGTGTTGAGCTGGTGACACTGAACTACTTCCATAGAATGGCCTTTAGAACAGCATTGCAGGCCATTAATAAGTTGGATAAATATAAAGGGGTGACCATTGTGAGGACTATTTCACCACCACATTTTGAGAATGGAGAGTGGGATAATGGAGGTGATTGTGTTAGGACAAGACCATTTGGGAGGAATGAGACAGAGTTGCTGGAAGGGTATGCAGAGATGTACAGAAACCAAGTTGAAGAGCTTGAGAGAGCGAGGATGGAGGGGGTGAAGAGAGGTCTAGAATTCAGGTTGCTGGACATGACCGGAGCTATGTTGTTAAGGCCGGACGGGCACCCGAGCCGATACATGAGCGAAGGAGCAAATGGTGGCAGCCAAAGCAAGCGCAGAGATTGCGTGCATTGGTGCCTGCCTGGTCCTGTTGATGTGTGGAATGATATGCTGTTTCATATGCTTCACAAAGCTGCAAATTTGATGTAG
- the LOC120282681 gene encoding uncharacterized protein LOC120282681 — protein MTTNSEATSKISDDHRRSVEINSIGDRETLYTLLRRFVSGVTSPDAAASPPPPLFRRIRTSFLETAPKLPDASRNSAHDLLIWTRRGSPLRSLLVISVGTIVLVALTGLLIFTLFLLAATLNAVIISFLISLAAAGGFLALFFACLTAVYIWSLSVAIFVISITTSLTIFAVVIATGWVGFFWVVWLTANKSLNIAKSSLSMTTSALAAYSASRHSHHSTSLKSAN, from the exons ATGACGACGAACTCCGAAGCCACGAGCAAGATCTCCGACGATCACCGCCGCTCGGTCGAGATCAACAGCATCGGAGATCGTGAGACTTTGTACACCCTTCTTCGCCGATTTGTCTCTGGGGTGACCTCTCCCGACGCCGCCGCATCACCGCCTCCGCCGCTGTTCCGGAGGATCCGAACCTCTTTCCTTGAGACCGCGCCGAAGCTTCCAGATGCTTCCAGAAACTCTGCGCATGATCTCCTCATATGGACTCGCCGCGGCAGCCCTCTCCGCTCTCTTCTTGTCATCTCT GTTGGGACTATTGTACTTGTTGCTTTGACAGGATTGCTGATTTTTACACTTTTCCTTTTGGCCGCAACTCTTAATGCTGTTATCATCTCGTTTCTCATATCTTTGGCAGCTGCTGGAGGGTTTTTAGCCCTTTTCTTTGCCTGCTTAACGGCAGTTTATATTTGGTCCTTATCGGTTGCAATATTTGTCATTTCCATCACAACTAGCTTAACAATCTTTGCTGTTGTTATAGCTACAG GGTGGGTCGGGTTCTTTTGGGTTGTCTGGCTCACCGCCAATAAAAGCTTGAACATTGCAAAGAGCTCACTCAGCATGACGACCTCAGCACTAGCAGCGTATTCAGCATCACGACATTCTCATCACAGCACATCATTGAAATCTGCCAATTGA